From Sceloporus undulatus isolate JIND9_A2432 ecotype Alabama chromosome 6, SceUnd_v1.1, whole genome shotgun sequence, one genomic window encodes:
- the FUZ gene encoding protein fuzzy homolog — protein MVNNQGVCLTCILLQVLILGLEELVNARNIERLKKDLKACYNLIDSFLEPGKCSADLTQCMECAMSPSRAILQDCLEAFASAAESRFGSLLVNGRVLCATEQWWQLAAPEAMLLVWLVQSLPPHASRDLPVYLPHGSPTVPHRFLTFQLVSGLEVLLLCGPNPSLQRVTDELVMQFWQPLLDLLMASARGPLLCLPPGITLAPEVLGLLLINQDQRRSLFTVHPHGSWTEGSEMPLKDRLSALRTFYALAISLYFPSEKPEENTAPLQEEFQAGFSHSPQHCYVVYTTHKAYAIHGKRHQLFLIVKPDIPTFALRSLALCTLQTLTAEDSAL, from the exons ATGGTAAATAACCAAGGGGTCTGTCTCACATGCATTTTACTGCAGGTGCTGATATTAGGGCTGGAGGAACTGGTTAATGCCCGTAATATCGAACGTCTCAAAAAGGACCTGAAG GCATGTTACAATCTGATAGACAGTTTCCTGGAACCAGGAAAATGCAGTGCTGATCTGACCCAATGTATGGAATGTGCCATGTCACCCTCCAGGGCAATACTGCAG GATTGCCTGGAAGCTTTTGCCTCTGCAGCAGAATCACGGTTTGGCAGCCTGCTTGTGAACGGTCGGGTGCTGTGTGCAACAGAGCAGTGGTGGCAGCTGGCAGCTCCAGAGGCTATGCTGCTGGTGTGGCTGGTGCAGTCACTTCCTCCCCATGCCTCCCGGGATCTACCTGTTTACCTTCCTCATGGGAGTCCCACG GTTCCCCATCGCTTCCTGACCTTCCAGCTTGTGTCTGGTTTGGAGGTGCTGCTTCTGTGTGGACCTAATCCCTCCTTACAGCGTGTGACTGATGAG CTAGTGATGCAATTTTGGCAACCACTGCTGGATCTTTTGATGGCAAGTGCCAGGGGCCCTCTTCTGTGTCTGCCTCCAGGCATTACTCTCGCCCCTGAGGTCCTTGG GCTGTTGCTGATCAACCAAGATCAGAGAAGAAGTCTTTTCACAGTGCATCCTCATGGTAGCTGGACTGAAG GATCTGAAATGCCCCTGAAGGATCGTCTCTCTGCTCTCCGCACCTTCTATGCTTTAGCCATTTCATTGTACTTCCCCTCTGAGAAGCCAGAAGAGAATACTG CCCCTTTGCAGGAAGAGTTCCAGGCTGGTTTTTCTCATTCTCCTCAGCACTGCTATGTGGTCTACACCACACACAAGGCCTATGCAATCCATGGGAAAAGGCATCAACTCTTCCTGATCGTGAAGCCAGACATCCCAACCTTTGCTCTGCGGTCTCTGGCACTGTGCACATTACAGACCCTCACAGCTGAGGACTCAGCCCTCTGA